The region GCAAAGCCTCGACAAACAGGTCGATGCGCTCCAGGCCGATGCCGATGCTCTCGACCCCCAAATCGCCGAGGCGACCGCCCGCACCAACCAGCTCGAAGCCGACGTCGCCAGACTACGCGCGGAAATCACCTCAAAGACGGCCGAGATCGAAACCAACACCAAGAACTACGCACAGCAACAGGAGCTGCTGGCCCAGCGCGTCTCATCCACCTACCGGCAAGGCTCCTGGTTCTACCTCGAACTGCTCCTCAGCTCCTCTAACATCCGAGATCTCATCGCCCATACCGAACTGGTCGCCCGCGTTATCCGCTCGAACAGCGATGCTGCAGCGCAGCTGGTGGAGACGAAAGCGGCGCTTGTGAGTGCGAAGTCCGCGCTCGACAACGCTCTTGCCGAGATCAGCGTCAAGCGCGACGAGGCCCGGGCCGCTCAGGCGTCGGTGCAACAGCTGCAGGATGCCCGCCAAGGCAAGGTCAACCAGCAGGCTTCGGTACTCGCACAGAAGTCGAGCCTGTTAGCCGCCACCAACAAGAATGTGAAGCAACTAACCGCCATTGCCGAAGCCGAGGAAGCCGAATCCGCTCGGATCGCCGCCGAGCTGTCTGGAGGCGGATCAGGCCAGTTCAATGGCGTGATGACTTGGCCGACACCAAGCTGCTACACCATCACGTCTTCGTTTGGCTGGCGGATGCATCCGGTCCTCCACGTCAATAAGCTGCATACCGGCATCGACATCGGCGCGAGCGCGGGGGCGGCAATTGTCGCGGCTGGCGCGGGAACCGTCATCTCCACGAGCTACCTCACGGGCTACGGCTACACCGTCATGATCGATCACGGCAACGGAGTCGTGACCCTCTACGCCCACCAGCCTAGCGGGGGCATCCAGGTCTCCGTCGGGCAGCGAGTGACGAAGGGCCAGCGAATCGGCACCGTGGGTTCAACGGGCTACGCGACGG is a window of Coriobacteriia bacterium DNA encoding:
- a CDS encoding peptidoglycan DD-metalloendopeptidase family protein, which codes for MHRTRSYCAIILSLALLLGSVTSTYAVTSSDLTAAQQAAETARQQAAAATALANQLKAETQSLDKQVDALQADADALDPQIAEATARTNQLEADVARLRAEITSKTAEIETNTKNYAQQQELLAQRVSSTYRQGSWFYLELLLSSSNIRDLIAHTELVARVIRSNSDAAAQLVETKAALVSAKSALDNALAEISVKRDEARAAQASVQQLQDARQGKVNQQASVLAQKSSLLAATNKNVKQLTAIAEAEEAESARIAAELSGGGSGQFNGVMTWPTPSCYTITSSFGWRMHPVLHVNKLHTGIDIGASAGAAIVAAGAGTVISTSYLTGYGYTVMIDHGNGVVTLYAHQPSGGIQVSVGQRVTKGQRIGTVGSTGYATGPHLHFEVRINGNPVDPMPYLR